A window from Thermodesulforhabdus norvegica encodes these proteins:
- the nuoD gene encoding NADH dehydrogenase (quinone) subunit D has protein sequence MILNMGPQHPSTHGVLRLILHLEGEVVQRVIPVIGYLHRGIEKLGEYNTYIKNIVFTDRLDYTSGMCNNLAYALAVEKLCGIEVPERARVIRVIMAELNRIAAHLLWLGTYAIDIGAITPFFYCFREREKILDMFEMVSGQRLTPSYICIGGVRKDITDRFREALSVFVDTFETYLKDYEGLLTKNPIWVSRLRDVAVLPREDAINWGATGPVLRASGVQFDFRKAKPYCGYENYEFDIPYGTRGDCYDRYMVRVEEMRQSLRIIRQAMKDIPDGPVRADVPYIVMPDKEAVLTDIEALIKHFKIASGLFQIPKGEVYSSVENPKGELGFYIVSDGSSRPYRMRIKSSCFVNLSALPFMVEGKHMVADVVAALGSIDIVLGEVDR, from the coding sequence ATGATTCTCAACATGGGGCCGCAGCACCCGTCAACCCACGGGGTGCTGAGGCTCATACTTCATCTGGAAGGTGAGGTCGTCCAGAGGGTTATCCCCGTTATAGGATACCTGCACAGAGGAATTGAAAAGCTTGGAGAATATAATACCTACATCAAGAACATAGTCTTTACCGATCGGCTGGATTACACCAGTGGAATGTGCAACAATCTTGCCTATGCTCTTGCAGTAGAAAAGCTTTGCGGAATAGAGGTTCCCGAGCGAGCCCGGGTTATCAGGGTCATCATGGCAGAGCTCAATCGAATTGCTGCCCATCTTCTCTGGTTGGGAACTTACGCAATCGACATAGGGGCTATTACTCCGTTTTTTTATTGTTTCAGAGAACGCGAAAAGATTCTTGATATGTTCGAAATGGTTTCGGGACAGCGGCTTACACCGTCCTATATATGCATTGGCGGTGTAAGGAAGGATATAACGGACCGGTTTCGTGAAGCTCTGAGCGTATTCGTCGATACCTTCGAAACTTACCTGAAAGACTATGAAGGGCTTCTTACCAAAAATCCGATATGGGTATCACGCCTCAGGGATGTTGCGGTTCTGCCCAGAGAAGATGCGATAAACTGGGGCGCAACGGGTCCGGTTCTCAGGGCATCGGGTGTTCAGTTTGATTTTCGCAAGGCCAAGCCCTATTGCGGGTACGAAAATTATGAATTCGACATTCCCTATGGCACTCGTGGTGACTGCTATGATCGTTACATGGTTCGTGTAGAGGAAATGCGCCAGTCACTTAGGATCATAAGACAGGCCATGAAAGACATACCCGATGGGCCTGTCCGTGCCGATGTACCTTACATCGTTATGCCCGACAAGGAAGCAGTTCTTACCGATATAGAAGCCCTTATAAAACACTTCAAAATCGCTTCCGGCCTTTTCCAGATTCCCAAGGGTGAGGTTTACAGCTCCGTTGAAAACCCGAAGGGAGAGCTCGGTTTTTACATAGTTTCCGATGGTTCATCCAGGCCTTATAGAATGAGGATCAAATCGTCCTGTTTCGTTAACCTCTCGGCTCTTCCCTTCATGGTGGAAGGGAAGCACATGGTGGCCGATGTTGTGGCGGCTCTTGGAAGTATTGATATCGTTCTGGGAGAAGTCGATAGATAA
- a CDS encoding NADH-quinone oxidoreductase subunit C produces MTAREILDRIGAEAPSGVVDLSMGIDCPQVVVQKESLIPFMEFLKKDSELAFDLISDVTAVDYADTRTPRFDVVYHIFSLKNNERIRVKVPVGEGEAVDSVTFLWRGAEWLEREVYDMFGIPFNNHPDLRRILMPEDYKYYPLRKEFPLEGIED; encoded by the coding sequence ATGACGGCCCGGGAAATACTGGACAGGATCGGCGCTGAGGCCCCGAGTGGAGTGGTGGATCTTAGCATGGGTATAGATTGTCCTCAGGTTGTGGTCCAAAAAGAAAGTCTGATTCCCTTCATGGAGTTTCTCAAAAAAGATTCAGAGCTGGCTTTTGACCTTATATCCGATGTCACCGCCGTGGATTACGCCGATACGAGGACGCCCCGGTTCGATGTGGTTTATCACATCTTTTCGCTCAAGAACAACGAACGGATAAGGGTTAAGGTTCCGGTAGGAGAAGGGGAAGCGGTCGATAGCGTTACCTTCCTTTGGCGAGGAGCGGAGTGGCTGGAACGGGAAGTTTATGACATGTTCGGGATACCCTTTAATAATCATCCCGATTTGCGTCGAATTTTGATGCCCGAAGATTACAAATATTATCCTCTGAGAAAAGAGTTTCCTCTTGAAGGAATCGAGGATTAA
- a CDS encoding NADH-quinone oxidoreductase subunit B produces the protein MGIESNLGIVTTCLDKIVNWARKNSLWPMTFGLACCALEMMVTVSARHDIARFGAEVYRGSPRQADLLIVPGTLTKKMLPMVLRLYEQMPEPKWVIAYGNCACTGGVFRTYSVVQGIDLYIPVDVYMAGCPPKPESLLTAIIKLREKIDKESLKDRR, from the coding sequence ATGGGAATAGAAAGCAACCTCGGAATCGTAACAACATGCCTTGACAAAATTGTCAACTGGGCGAGAAAAAATTCTCTCTGGCCTATGACTTTTGGCCTCGCCTGTTGTGCACTTGAGATGATGGTGACCGTATCGGCAAGGCACGACATTGCGAGATTTGGAGCAGAGGTCTATCGCGGATCGCCTCGACAGGCCGATCTGCTGATAGTTCCCGGTACCCTGACTAAAAAGATGCTACCCATGGTTCTGAGGCTTTATGAGCAGATGCCCGAGCCCAAATGGGTTATCGCTTACGGAAATTGTGCATGTACCGGTGGTGTTTTCAGGACCTATAGTGTCGTCCAGGGGATAGACCTCTATATTCCCGTAGATGTTTACATGGCCGGATGTCCACCTAAACCTGAAAGCCTTCTTACGGCAATTATAAAGCTTCGGGAAAAAATCGATAAGGAATCCTTGAAAGACAGGAGATAG
- a CDS encoding NADH-quinone oxidoreductase subunit A, protein MLSAYVPVLIFAVIAVLFAAVTLLLSHLIGQRKPSEDKLMPYECGNVPIGTARERFPIRFYIFAMLFIVFDVEVAFMFPWAVLFQKLGLLGFVEMVIFVTILLLGLLYVWGKGALEWE, encoded by the coding sequence ATGTTGAGTGCCTATGTGCCGGTCCTGATTTTTGCGGTAATAGCCGTTTTGTTCGCGGCAGTTACACTGCTTCTGTCTCACCTGATAGGTCAGCGTAAGCCCAGCGAAGATAAGTTGATGCCCTACGAGTGTGGAAATGTTCCTATTGGAACGGCTCGTGAGCGCTTTCCGATAAGGTTTTATATTTTCGCCATGCTGTTCATAGTTTTCGACGTAGAAGTTGCCTTTATGTTTCCGTGGGCTGTTCTTTTCCAAAAACTGGGCCTGCTGGGGTTCGTTGAAATGGTCATATTTGTGACAATTCTTTTGCTGGGCTTGTTGTATGTGTGGGGCAAAGGAGCGCTGGAATGGGAATAG
- a CDS encoding DUF6955 family protein yields MTEERYPINIWVNEERYEKLRQAGLADMCEEMLAGLKVIRVYANDAQKDKILKVFPTAKFDSATTKSIELLPKDVKDKMFDMIVEKKSVDILDDFLKNY; encoded by the coding sequence ATGACGGAAGAAAGATATCCTATAAATATCTGGGTCAACGAAGAAAGATACGAGAAGCTTCGTCAGGCCGGTCTGGCTGACATGTGTGAGGAAATGCTGGCCGGACTCAAGGTAATCCGGGTTTATGCAAATGACGCTCAGAAGGACAAAATCCTCAAGGTTTTCCCGACCGCCAAGTTTGACTCGGCAACCACAAAGAGTATTGAGCTGTTGCCGAAGGATGTGAAGGATAAGATGTTCGATATGATAGTCGAGAAAAAGAGCGTGGACATACTGGACGATTTCTTGAAAAACTACTAA
- the sat gene encoding sulfate adenylyltransferase: MAEIGHGGKEIVERILEPAEAKEKIKGLKQIPIRSQIANEVIDIAYGFFCPLEGFMGKADLDSVCKNMRLANGVLWSIPILFDMSDAEIADYGIKVGDSVVLTYQGNPLALFEIEEIYEYDKKAICQAVYGTTEDKHPGCARTYAYKDKFLGGKITLVNRPKINPPFEPFFIPPLEMRKRFKEKGWVRIVAHQTRNVPHTGHEWLMKGAWFQTYGELPIEKPIVGILVNAIIGEKRKGDYIDEAIILCQDELRKAGYFGDHNHMTSLTFWDMRYAGPKEAVFHAILRTNLGLTHHMFGRDHAGVGTYYGPYDAHRLLESVKDDLRITPVYSMNWLYCPHCGEVTSEGLCNHRDEWQKFSGTVIRSIVMDGVKPPRLIFRPEVFDLVMECAEKYGFGSPFVTDEYLKNRTPVFSVPPLE; encoded by the coding sequence ATGGCAGAGATAGGGCACGGCGGAAAAGAAATTGTTGAAAGGATTTTAGAGCCTGCAGAGGCCAAAGAAAAAATCAAAGGACTCAAACAAATCCCCATCAGAAGCCAGATAGCCAACGAGGTTATCGACATCGCTTACGGTTTCTTCTGTCCTCTGGAAGGCTTTATGGGTAAGGCTGATCTCGATTCCGTGTGCAAGAACATGAGGCTTGCCAACGGAGTCCTGTGGAGCATTCCGATTCTTTTTGATATGTCTGATGCCGAGATTGCCGACTACGGAATTAAGGTAGGCGATTCGGTTGTTCTGACCTATCAGGGGAACCCACTGGCTCTGTTTGAAATTGAGGAAATCTACGAGTATGACAAAAAGGCCATCTGTCAGGCAGTGTACGGCACAACGGAGGATAAACATCCCGGATGTGCAAGAACCTACGCATACAAAGACAAGTTCCTGGGCGGAAAGATAACCCTTGTAAACCGTCCGAAGATTAATCCTCCCTTTGAACCCTTCTTCATTCCTCCTCTGGAAATGAGGAAGCGCTTTAAGGAAAAGGGATGGGTGCGTATTGTGGCCCATCAGACTCGAAACGTGCCTCATACCGGTCATGAATGGCTCATGAAGGGAGCCTGGTTCCAGACCTATGGAGAACTCCCAATAGAAAAGCCCATTGTTGGAATTCTTGTAAATGCCATTATCGGCGAAAAGAGGAAGGGTGATTATATCGATGAGGCCATTATTCTCTGCCAGGATGAGCTGAGGAAGGCAGGTTATTTCGGAGATCATAATCATATGACCTCCTTGACCTTCTGGGATATGCGCTATGCAGGACCTAAGGAAGCGGTGTTTCACGCCATCCTGAGAACCAACCTGGGCCTGACCCATCACATGTTCGGCCGCGATCACGCAGGAGTAGGAACCTACTACGGACCTTATGATGCCCATCGCCTTCTGGAAAGCGTGAAGGATGACCTGAGGATTACCCCGGTCTATTCAATGAACTGGCTCTATTGTCCTCATTGTGGTGAAGTTACCTCGGAAGGGCTGTGCAACCACAGAGACGAATGGCAGAAGTTCAGCGGTACCGTCATTAGAAGTATCGTTATGGACGGAGTGAAACCGCCCAGGTTGATTTTCAGGCCCGAAGTGTTCGATCTTGTCATGGAATGTGCCGAAAAATACGGATTCGGATCCCCCTTTGTGACGGATGAGTACCTGAAGAACAGAACTCCTGTATTCAGCGTACCTCCGCTGGAATAA
- a CDS encoding class I SAM-dependent rRNA methyltransferase encodes MAGYPANFLFRQDGGRRIEMEFSGDIKSYPEVILEKGREKRLLHGHRWVFSNEITVSLKGFKPGSWVRVVSAKGAYLGLGYVNPNSLIAIRIFCPPGKKPTLGYFRDLLTRANSLRRRIFKDSKVYRLFFGESDGLPGFIVDRYDDVLVYQANTHGISAIEPILVKMLAELFNPRCIVYRNDSSARQLEGLDTDKGIAFGSLTEQGLWVNVDGLWFWVDPIEGQKTGLYLDQRENRKLLKELVKDKRVLDLFCYDGGWSIHAALYGARYVVGVDQSAPALERAKVNATKNGVADRCSFIRADVFDFLKNDQDRFDVIICDPPAFAKNKKALSSAIKGYTDLNRRVMLKLTEGGILITCSCSHHMSETLFHQVLMDASLASGRRFAILEIRGQSPDHPILLGMPETRYLKCFVLHMT; translated from the coding sequence ATGGCGGGTTATCCCGCCAATTTTTTGTTCCGTCAGGATGGAGGTAGGCGTATCGAAATGGAATTTTCGGGCGATATAAAGTCTTATCCGGAGGTTATTCTGGAAAAGGGTAGAGAAAAACGCTTGCTTCACGGCCACAGGTGGGTATTCAGCAATGAGATAACCGTTTCTCTAAAAGGTTTCAAACCGGGGAGCTGGGTCAGAGTTGTGAGTGCCAAAGGCGCTTACCTGGGGCTGGGATACGTTAATCCCAACTCCCTGATCGCTATAAGAATTTTCTGTCCTCCCGGGAAGAAACCAACGCTGGGATATTTTCGAGACCTGCTGACAAGGGCCAATTCTCTACGTCGGAGGATCTTTAAAGACTCAAAGGTATATCGGTTATTCTTTGGCGAATCCGACGGCCTGCCCGGCTTTATCGTGGACAGATACGACGATGTACTCGTCTATCAGGCCAATACTCACGGCATTTCGGCCATCGAGCCGATTTTGGTAAAAATGCTTGCAGAACTTTTTAATCCCCGGTGCATTGTTTATCGAAACGACAGCTCGGCCAGACAATTGGAAGGGCTTGACACGGACAAGGGGATTGCTTTCGGAAGCCTTACAGAACAGGGCCTATGGGTAAACGTTGACGGTCTGTGGTTCTGGGTCGATCCAATAGAGGGTCAAAAAACAGGGCTTTATCTGGACCAGCGGGAAAACCGCAAGTTGCTAAAAGAGCTCGTAAAAGATAAAAGGGTCCTGGATCTTTTTTGCTACGATGGCGGCTGGTCCATCCATGCTGCACTCTACGGGGCGAGATATGTGGTGGGGGTAGATCAATCGGCCCCGGCTCTGGAAAGGGCGAAAGTTAACGCAACGAAAAATGGCGTTGCCGACAGATGTTCCTTTATAAGAGCCGACGTCTTCGATTTTCTCAAAAACGATCAGGATCGTTTTGACGTAATTATTTGCGATCCGCCCGCATTTGCCAAGAATAAAAAAGCTCTTTCCAGTGCCATCAAGGGCTATACCGACCTGAACCGGCGGGTTATGCTGAAACTGACCGAGGGCGGCATCTTGATAACCTGTTCATGCTCACACCATATGTCCGAAACCCTCTTTCACCAGGTGCTCATGGACGCATCACTGGCAAGCGGAAGAAGGTTTGCCATTCTGGAGATCAGGGGACAATCACCCGATCATCCCATCCTTCTTGGCATGCCCGAGACGCGCTATTTAAAGTGTTTCGTCCTTCATATGACATAG
- the rpoD gene encoding RNA polymerase sigma factor RpoD, with translation MTGASKNNARDEKRQIQIEELKELISRGKEKGYLTYDELNEVLPEDLVSPEKLDDMMMIFDEMDIEIVDSEDEVAMYKARTGLSTDEEEVEDGEDETEDAEDTATRVGDPVRMYLREMGQVALLSREEEVEIAKRIEAGEREVFNAIMESSIGVKEILSIREKLESGKLQVTDVLRGLDDDMSDEEKEELKNNVVSILSQVENLDNENRQMQMKLLQDDLPPEEEERLKEAVQNNKEQIVNLLKGLHLGKCQIDRVVEKLQYYLERIEGAERDLEECIVRCGKPFHEIQRLYQEALSEDDGISKLASQFGMTGEQFEALFQKAQAAREKITELEMEAKLDSKTLRQLLRRVEDGMQKAKQAKTELIEANLRLVVSIAKKYTNRGLQFLDLIQEGNIGLMKAVDKFEYQRGYKFSTYATWWIRQAITRAIADQARTIRIPVHMIETINKLIRTSRQLVQELGREPMPEEIAERMELPVDKVRKILKIAKEPISLETPIGEEEDSHLGDFIEDKKAVNPAEAVINLNLTERTRRALATLTPREEKVLRMRFGIGEKADHTLEEVGQDFHVTRERIRQIEAKALRKLRHRSRRKELESFLEW, from the coding sequence ATGACTGGAGCATCCAAAAATAATGCCAGGGACGAGAAGCGTCAGATTCAGATTGAAGAGCTTAAAGAGCTGATATCCCGCGGCAAGGAAAAGGGTTATCTAACCTACGATGAGCTGAACGAGGTTTTGCCGGAAGATCTTGTATCACCTGAAAAGCTCGATGACATGATGATGATCTTTGATGAAATGGACATAGAGATCGTCGACTCCGAGGATGAAGTTGCCATGTACAAAGCCAGAACGGGGCTGTCGACCGACGAAGAAGAAGTTGAAGATGGAGAAGATGAAACGGAGGACGCGGAAGATACGGCCACCAGAGTGGGAGACCCCGTAAGAATGTATCTTCGTGAAATGGGTCAGGTGGCCCTTCTCAGCAGAGAAGAAGAAGTGGAAATTGCCAAGCGGATAGAGGCCGGAGAGCGAGAAGTCTTCAATGCCATAATGGAATCTTCCATTGGGGTTAAGGAAATCCTTTCTATAAGGGAAAAGCTGGAGTCGGGAAAGCTACAGGTTACCGACGTTCTTCGAGGACTTGATGACGACATGTCGGATGAGGAAAAGGAAGAATTAAAAAACAATGTAGTATCTATACTGAGCCAGGTCGAAAATCTGGACAACGAAAACCGGCAAATGCAGATGAAACTTTTACAGGATGATCTTCCCCCCGAAGAAGAAGAGAGACTTAAGGAGGCCGTTCAAAATAACAAAGAACAGATCGTAAACCTTCTCAAGGGCCTTCATCTTGGCAAATGTCAGATCGACCGTGTGGTCGAAAAGCTTCAGTATTATCTGGAAAGAATCGAAGGTGCCGAGAGAGATCTTGAAGAGTGCATCGTCCGATGTGGCAAACCCTTCCATGAAATTCAACGCCTTTATCAGGAAGCTCTTTCTGAAGATGACGGTATTTCCAAACTTGCATCTCAGTTCGGTATGACGGGCGAGCAATTTGAGGCGCTTTTTCAAAAGGCTCAGGCCGCCAGGGAGAAAATAACCGAGCTTGAAATGGAAGCAAAGCTCGACTCGAAAACGCTCAGGCAGCTCCTTCGCCGGGTTGAAGACGGCATGCAAAAGGCCAAACAGGCAAAAACGGAACTCATCGAAGCCAATCTGAGGCTGGTTGTTAGCATCGCCAAGAAATACACGAACCGGGGTCTTCAGTTTCTGGATCTGATTCAGGAGGGAAACATCGGCTTAATGAAAGCGGTGGATAAGTTTGAATATCAGAGGGGCTACAAGTTCAGTACTTACGCCACCTGGTGGATACGGCAGGCCATAACCAGAGCAATCGCTGATCAGGCCAGAACGATTCGCATCCCCGTTCACATGATCGAAACAATAAACAAGTTAATACGTACATCACGCCAGCTGGTGCAGGAACTCGGTCGAGAACCCATGCCCGAAGAGATTGCAGAGCGGATGGAACTTCCCGTGGACAAGGTAAGAAAAATTTTAAAGATCGCAAAGGAGCCCATCAGCCTTGAAACCCCGATCGGCGAAGAAGAGGATAGCCATCTCGGAGATTTTATCGAAGACAAGAAGGCCGTAAATCCGGCCGAGGCTGTCATAAACCTGAACCTTACGGAAAGAACGAGAAGAGCCCTTGCCACACTGACTCCGCGGGAAGAAAAGGTACTGAGAATGAGGTTCGGCATAGGCGAAAAGGCCGACCATACCCTGGAGGAGGTTGGTCAGGATTTCCATGTCACGAGGGAAAGAATACGCCAGATAGAGGCCAAAGCACTGAGAAAGCTAAGGCATCGGAGTCGACGCAAAGAGCTTGAAAGCTTTCTTGAGTGGTAG
- the dnaG gene encoding DNA primase — protein MAGHRLVDQIKEVVDLVDLVSETVRLKRSGRRYSGLCPFHAEKTPSFFVDPDKQLFYCFGCGTGGDVIAFVMKHRGLDFHEAVRYLAERYNIPLEAGSGDPNRAGEKEELYKLIEEAQAFYHGLLFYDRRGKEAHEYLRKRGVPEKLAKEEKLGYAPDEWDALLNHFRRKGFDPEKGIKAGLFVKSSGGRIYDRFRRRLIFPIRDTKGRVVAFGGRSLDGTEPKYLNSPETPIYNKGSLLYQYDRARKALDSLTSGNRFVFLVEGYMDALAFHRVGEFRVVATLGTAFTGRHARLLKRMVDEVVLVYDGDSAGRKAMMRIFPFLLKEQIRASCVLLPEGLDPDDYFRSHNREDFEALFRRRIELGSFVLEEHIRDWDGTTEGKIAVVRELHEFLKDLDDPIILRDYVRKISEGLQVPEDAILFQFKKWSKRRGNSQKLASDKYPAEKGKTTPVYSPEEELIRLVVKNPWVIGEFRDQIREALSCASPALIEVARAVVDAAVQGDGELDVQGVYEKLSTDAAKSALSRIVVDDNPYYDKEMALMACADLIKACKKRGSEIEKSRLKDKLIEANRQGDVETIKVLLKELQALEACEMSIRGGRERI, from the coding sequence TTGGCCGGACATCGTCTTGTTGATCAGATCAAGGAAGTTGTTGATCTTGTAGATCTCGTGTCTGAAACGGTAAGACTGAAGAGATCCGGCCGTAGATACTCCGGACTATGCCCATTTCATGCAGAAAAAACCCCGTCCTTTTTCGTGGATCCCGACAAGCAGCTCTTTTATTGTTTCGGCTGCGGGACGGGTGGTGACGTGATTGCCTTTGTTATGAAACATAGAGGATTGGACTTCCATGAGGCGGTCAGATATCTGGCGGAACGCTACAACATTCCTCTGGAGGCCGGTTCCGGAGATCCCAACAGAGCAGGAGAAAAGGAAGAGCTTTATAAATTAATCGAAGAGGCTCAGGCATTTTACCACGGGTTGCTCTTTTACGACCGTAGAGGAAAGGAAGCCCACGAATATCTCAGAAAGCGTGGAGTCCCGGAAAAGCTGGCGAAGGAAGAAAAGCTTGGCTATGCACCCGATGAATGGGATGCATTACTCAATCACTTCCGAAGGAAGGGGTTCGATCCGGAAAAAGGGATTAAAGCCGGGCTTTTTGTAAAATCTTCCGGCGGCAGAATCTATGATCGCTTCCGTCGTCGGCTGATCTTTCCCATACGTGATACGAAGGGCAGGGTGGTGGCCTTCGGAGGGAGAAGTCTGGACGGTACTGAACCCAAATATCTAAACAGCCCGGAAACCCCCATATACAACAAAGGAAGCCTTCTTTATCAATATGACAGGGCCAGAAAAGCCCTGGATTCCTTAACATCCGGGAACAGATTCGTTTTCCTGGTCGAAGGTTACATGGACGCTCTGGCTTTCCATCGGGTTGGTGAGTTTAGAGTAGTGGCCACTCTGGGAACTGCTTTCACCGGACGTCATGCCCGTCTTCTGAAACGCATGGTCGATGAGGTCGTCCTGGTTTATGATGGGGATAGTGCCGGTCGGAAGGCTATGATGAGGATCTTTCCCTTTCTGTTGAAAGAACAGATCAGAGCTAGCTGTGTTTTATTACCTGAAGGGCTTGATCCTGATGACTATTTCCGAAGCCACAATCGTGAGGATTTTGAAGCACTTTTTCGCAGGAGGATTGAGCTGGGTAGCTTTGTTCTGGAAGAGCACATTCGAGACTGGGACGGTACTACGGAAGGGAAAATTGCCGTGGTGAGAGAACTTCACGAGTTCTTAAAGGATCTGGACGATCCGATTATCCTGAGAGATTATGTGCGAAAGATTTCCGAGGGTTTACAGGTACCGGAAGACGCTATTCTGTTTCAGTTCAAAAAATGGTCGAAAAGACGGGGAAATTCCCAAAAATTAGCCTCAGATAAATACCCGGCGGAAAAAGGCAAAACCACTCCTGTGTACTCTCCCGAAGAAGAGCTAATTCGCCTAGTGGTCAAGAACCCCTGGGTTATCGGGGAATTTCGGGATCAGATTCGGGAAGCCCTTTCCTGTGCTTCACCGGCCTTGATTGAAGTCGCCCGTGCCGTTGTCGATGCGGCAGTTCAGGGTGATGGAGAACTGGACGTTCAGGGGGTTTACGAAAAGCTTTCAACGGATGCGGCAAAATCTGCCCTGTCCCGTATTGTCGTCGACGATAACCCATATTACGATAAAGAAATGGCACTTATGGCCTGTGCGGATCTGATAAAAGCCTGTAAAAAGCGGGGCTCTGAGATTGAAAAATCACGCCTCAAGGATAAGCTCATTGAGGCAAACAGGCAGGGTGATGTGGAAACGATAAAGGTGCTTTTGAAGGAACTGCAGGCGCTTGAAGCCTGTGAAATGAGTATTAGAGGGGGGAGAGAACGGATATGA
- a CDS encoding OmpA family protein, which translates to MRRKGFAGFVAVMALVLFGASLVQAKMVPKVDHFILFVDQSGSMYMTHGKQKDVKIRLAKQVLADMNEMIPELGYQGAIELFAPLKEVLAPRVYDRAAFSQAIVGIPEDQGIYGRRTPMGPGISGIDPLLARMDGRKAVIIFSDGEANEGTDPVMEARSLASKYSNLCFHVVSFAETEYGQNILNQISQIGNCVQADGLTLLTDKQALAQFVKDVFYEEVPEEEEVIVLRGIHFDFDKYDIKPEWVPVLDEGVEILKKHPDIKIIIEGHTDSIGTDEYNQKLSERRAKAVFDYFVSHGISPDRMKTVGFGESRPKADNSTAEGRAINRRVELKVVK; encoded by the coding sequence ATGAGAAGAAAGGGTTTCGCAGGTTTTGTTGCTGTGATGGCACTGGTCTTATTTGGAGCAAGCCTGGTCCAGGCCAAGATGGTTCCCAAAGTGGATCACTTCATCCTCTTCGTCGATCAATCGGGATCGATGTATATGACTCACGGAAAGCAAAAGGATGTGAAGATCAGGCTTGCCAAGCAGGTTCTCGCCGATATGAACGAAATGATTCCGGAACTGGGTTATCAGGGAGCTATTGAGCTTTTCGCGCCGCTTAAGGAAGTGCTGGCCCCCAGAGTTTACGACCGGGCCGCCTTCAGTCAGGCTATAGTCGGCATACCGGAAGATCAGGGAATTTATGGGAGAAGAACTCCAATGGGCCCCGGTATAAGTGGAATTGATCCTTTGCTCGCCCGAATGGATGGAAGAAAGGCCGTTATCATATTCTCAGACGGCGAAGCCAATGAGGGAACAGACCCGGTTATGGAAGCCAGGTCTCTTGCCAGCAAATATTCCAATCTTTGCTTCCACGTTGTGTCCTTTGCCGAAACGGAGTACGGACAGAATATCCTCAACCAGATTAGCCAGATAGGCAACTGCGTCCAGGCAGACGGGCTTACCCTGCTTACGGACAAACAGGCTCTGGCTCAGTTTGTAAAAGACGTATTCTACGAAGAAGTGCCCGAAGAGGAAGAAGTGATAGTCCTCAGAGGCATTCATTTCGATTTCGACAAGTACGACATCAAGCCCGAGTGGGTGCCCGTGCTCGACGAAGGTGTTGAAATCCTGAAGAAGCATCCTGACATAAAGATCATAATTGAAGGACATACGGACTCGATCGGAACGGATGAGTACAACCAGAAGCTTTCCGAGCGTCGTGCTAAGGCTGTTTTCGACTACTTCGTAAGCCACGGTATATCACCCGATAGAATGAAAACCGTTGGCTTCGGCGAAAGCCGACCTAAGGCCGATAATTCCACGGCAGAAGGTCGGGCAATAAACCGTCGAGTGGAGCTAAAAGTGGTGAAATAA